A genomic region of Rhodohalobacter sp. SW132 contains the following coding sequences:
- a CDS encoding PVC-type heme-binding CxxCH protein: MKNYLLQFSTIFALLLIAACATQETTSTQQQESAPETAEQEEPRKSLEVLFLGDDGHHNPKTRIQTVIPYLAEHGIHVHYTDRQSDLNRKTLDKYDVFMLYGNRSGLTREQEHSLLSYIADGGGFVALHSASASFNDSDAFVNLVGGAFKAHGAGTFSTRQVVSDHPVLEGVPEIESWDETYVHMKHNPDRTVLSVRVEGDHEEPWTWVRNHGDGRVFYTAWGHDERTWSNDGFKQLLQNSLRWTAGDWALDADFSKPELAFGDGELPNYPAGESWGTVDDPITQVQLPLSPEESREHIVVDPDFEVVLFASEPDIVNPIDMTWDERGRLWVLETVDYPNDFKDEREGNDRIKILEDTTGDGKADEITVFAEGLNIATSLVLANGGVIVAQAPDFFFLQDTNGDGKADHKEVIMTGWGDFDTHAGPSNLQYGIDNHIWGAVGYSAFDGTVGNERHRFSSGFYRFTPNADSLEYISNTSNNTWGLGFNEEGFVFGSTANRNPAVQSAVPNRFYRGIRGVGSTPTLPMIANTSEIYPIMEEIRQVDQHGHYTAGSGFHIYTARNYPESYWNSRAFVGEPTGQLLGEFILEEEGSHYHAHNAWNFLSSLDEWFSPTQTKVGPDGALWMVDWYNIIIQHNPFPNGWERGEGNAYVTDLRDVEHARIYRIVYKGDENADENFSLENATEADLVDALTHTNMFWRLTAQRLLVENGNANVLPDLYEMVNDRSVDQLGLNPGALHALWTMHGLGALDGNNAEAFDVAAGALHHPANAVRRAALMTLPRNETARDLVLAADFVPNPEAPGDMGYTMPATTMMSSSLHVRLAALLALAEMPASDKAGQAVAEMIVMSENANDRWLRDAASAAAAKNEVSFLDHVFTKHLPESADSTYKENVATAMERVGGHYALGEYNGDVSKYLSGLPDADPTLGAAFVGGLAEGWPEGEAPQFSDSERNSLSSLRANLPEEYDEHLDALAEKWESSDIFGNR; encoded by the coding sequence ATGAAGAACTACCTACTACAATTCAGTACTATCTTTGCCTTGCTGCTGATAGCGGCTTGTGCAACACAGGAAACGACGTCCACGCAACAGCAGGAGTCCGCTCCTGAAACTGCAGAACAGGAAGAACCACGAAAATCTCTTGAGGTATTGTTTTTGGGTGATGATGGCCATCACAATCCAAAAACAAGAATTCAAACGGTTATTCCCTACCTTGCAGAACATGGAATTCATGTTCACTACACCGACAGGCAATCAGACCTGAATCGAAAAACACTCGATAAGTATGATGTTTTTATGCTTTATGGAAACCGGTCGGGACTCACCAGGGAGCAGGAGCATTCTCTTCTTTCCTATATTGCTGATGGCGGTGGATTTGTTGCTCTCCACTCCGCGTCCGCTTCGTTTAACGATTCAGACGCATTTGTAAATTTGGTTGGCGGAGCTTTTAAAGCTCATGGTGCCGGCACTTTTTCAACACGCCAGGTGGTTTCTGATCATCCTGTTCTGGAAGGAGTTCCTGAAATTGAGAGCTGGGATGAAACATATGTTCATATGAAGCATAATCCGGATCGAACCGTACTTTCTGTTCGGGTTGAAGGGGATCACGAAGAGCCGTGGACATGGGTTCGCAATCATGGAGATGGCAGGGTTTTTTATACCGCCTGGGGCCATGATGAGCGAACGTGGTCGAATGATGGATTTAAGCAGCTTTTGCAAAATAGTCTTCGCTGGACAGCCGGCGACTGGGCACTGGATGCCGATTTTTCTAAGCCTGAACTGGCATTTGGCGACGGAGAGCTCCCGAATTATCCCGCAGGAGAAAGCTGGGGAACAGTTGATGATCCGATCACACAGGTGCAGCTACCACTTTCACCCGAAGAGTCGCGGGAGCATATCGTTGTAGATCCCGATTTTGAAGTTGTACTTTTTGCATCTGAGCCCGATATCGTAAACCCCATTGATATGACATGGGATGAAAGAGGTCGTCTTTGGGTTCTTGAGACAGTTGACTATCCCAACGATTTTAAAGATGAACGGGAAGGGAATGACCGTATTAAAATTCTGGAAGATACTACCGGCGACGGCAAAGCAGATGAGATTACCGTATTTGCTGAAGGTTTAAATATTGCAACCAGTCTCGTACTTGCAAATGGTGGGGTAATTGTAGCCCAGGCGCCAGACTTTTTCTTCCTGCAGGATACAAATGGAGATGGAAAAGCAGATCATAAAGAAGTGATTATGACCGGCTGGGGTGATTTTGACACGCATGCCGGCCCAAGTAACTTGCAATACGGAATTGATAACCATATTTGGGGAGCTGTAGGATATTCCGCATTTGATGGAACGGTAGGAAATGAAAGGCATCGTTTTAGCAGTGGATTTTACCGTTTCACACCAAACGCAGACTCCCTGGAGTATATCTCAAATACCTCGAATAACACCTGGGGACTTGGATTTAACGAAGAAGGCTTTGTATTTGGCTCAACAGCGAACCGTAATCCCGCAGTTCAAAGTGCGGTGCCTAACCGGTTTTACCGTGGAATTCGCGGTGTTGGAAGTACTCCTACTTTACCGATGATTGCGAATACATCTGAAATTTATCCAATTATGGAAGAAATCCGCCAGGTTGACCAGCATGGGCATTACACAGCCGGGTCTGGTTTCCATATCTATACTGCGAGAAACTATCCCGAGTCATACTGGAATAGCCGGGCATTTGTTGGTGAGCCTACCGGGCAACTTTTGGGTGAGTTTATCCTGGAAGAAGAAGGAAGCCATTATCATGCGCACAATGCATGGAATTTCCTGTCCAGCCTGGATGAATGGTTTTCTCCAACACAAACTAAAGTTGGGCCTGACGGAGCGCTCTGGATGGTTGACTGGTATAACATCATTATTCAGCACAACCCATTTCCAAACGGATGGGAGCGGGGTGAAGGAAACGCATATGTAACCGATCTCCGTGATGTTGAGCATGCACGAATTTACCGTATCGTATATAAAGGTGATGAAAACGCTGATGAAAATTTCTCGCTTGAAAATGCAACAGAAGCGGACCTTGTTGATGCTCTTACACATACTAATATGTTCTGGAGACTCACTGCACAGCGTCTGCTGGTAGAAAATGGCAATGCGAATGTTCTGCCGGATCTTTACGAAATGGTCAATGACCGTTCGGTCGATCAGCTTGGGCTCAATCCCGGAGCACTTCATGCGCTCTGGACCATGCATGGCCTTGGAGCACTTGATGGAAATAACGCTGAAGCATTTGATGTTGCTGCGGGCGCACTCCATCATCCAGCCAATGCTGTACGCCGTGCTGCACTGATGACACTCCCAAGAAATGAAACAGCACGTGATCTTGTGCTGGCCGCTGATTTTGTGCCGAACCCAGAAGCTCCGGGTGATATGGGTTATACTATGCCGGCAACTACAATGATGTCATCCAGTCTGCATGTGCGTCTGGCTGCACTTCTTGCTCTCGCTGAAATGCCAGCATCTGATAAAGCCGGACAGGCCGTTGCTGAAATGATTGTGATGTCTGAGAATGCTAACGATCGCTGGCTGCGTGATGCAGCATCCGCGGCGGCTGCAAAAAATGAAGTGAGCTTTCTGGATCACGTATTTACAAAACATCTCCCGGAATCTGCAGACAGCACGTATAAAGAAAATGTTGCAACTGCAATGGAACGCGTTGGGGGCCATTATGCACTTGGTGAATACAACGGAGATGTAAGCAAATATTTGTCAGGTCTGCCTGATGCCGACCCCACACTTGGAGCGGCGTTTGTTGGAGGACTGGCTGAAGGATGGCCGGAAGGAGAAGCTCCGCAATTCAGCGATAGCGAACGGAATTCACTCAGTTCATTGAGAGCAAATCTTCCGGAAGAATACGACGAACACCTGGATGCACTTGCTGAGAAATGGGAGTCGTCCGATATATTTGGGAACAGATAG
- a CDS encoding EboA domain-containing protein translates to MSTDHQNLDLKKLRNSILQWLKERLSDESYDKISTMSEALAGDAEDWEVYSSLSAVPRYTGKSPLELTDDELKEARNIRTGWDPSQWSVDQLARTLLLLSIAERDKDEFFDKLEKLFISSDMGEAEALYQSLPVLPYPDELKDRAAEGIRSNITSVFTAVAQRNPYPADFLDEDAWNQVVLKSLFVQTPLYLIVGIDRRANDKLADILVEYAHERWSAGREVSPELWRPVGPFIDEANLEEIEKVLNHEDTLHRQAAILALSASESKAASNLIKKYQDVLHNVHKQEINWHRIGEQYDAAR, encoded by the coding sequence ATGAGCACTGATCATCAGAATCTCGATTTAAAAAAGCTTCGGAACAGTATCCTACAATGGCTTAAGGAACGTTTGAGTGATGAATCTTATGATAAAATTTCAACTATGTCCGAAGCACTTGCAGGAGACGCCGAAGACTGGGAAGTGTATTCATCCCTTAGTGCCGTACCCCGGTATACCGGTAAAAGCCCTCTTGAGTTAACGGATGATGAACTGAAAGAAGCCCGCAATATCCGGACCGGGTGGGATCCATCTCAGTGGAGCGTTGACCAGCTGGCCAGAACCCTGCTCCTGCTTTCGATTGCCGAACGGGATAAAGATGAATTTTTTGATAAACTTGAAAAACTTTTCATTTCCAGTGATATGGGTGAAGCGGAAGCGCTTTATCAAAGCTTACCGGTTCTTCCATATCCGGATGAGTTGAAAGATCGTGCCGCTGAGGGAATCCGAAGCAACATCACCTCAGTTTTCACAGCTGTAGCGCAACGAAATCCCTACCCTGCCGATTTTCTTGATGAAGATGCCTGGAACCAGGTGGTTCTGAAATCCCTGTTCGTACAAACGCCGCTCTATCTCATCGTCGGAATCGATCGCAGGGCCAACGATAAACTGGCAGACATCCTCGTAGAATACGCACATGAACGATGGTCAGCCGGCCGGGAAGTCTCCCCCGAACTTTGGCGTCCCGTAGGCCCGTTTATCGATGAAGCCAACCTGGAAGAGATTGAAAAAGTATTGAACCACGAGGATACACTTCACCGTCAGGCAGCAATTCTGGCACTCAGCGCATCAGAATCCAAAGCAGCCAGCAATCTCATCAAAAAGTACCAGGATGTACTGCATAACGTGCATAAGCAGGAAATTAACTGGCATCGAATCGGTGAACAATACGATGCAGCCAGGTAA
- a CDS encoding TatD family hydrolase, which yields MMFIDPHIHMISRTTDDYKAMYEAGVVAVIEPAFWLGQPRTNPGSMLDYFSMIVGWERFRASQFGIQHYCTIGLNSKEANNEKLAEETMELLPRYASKEGVVAIGEIGYDDMTDLEDRYFRKQVELAKKMDMLVLIHTPHRNKKQGTLKSMDVCEEHGLDPSKVIIDHNNEETIKDVLERGYWTAFTIYPGTKMGNERMVEIVKEYGTERIFIDSAADWGHSDPLGVPKTAKLMLQRGISEDDVKKVCYQNALDAYSQSGQMNENDWLNRSKIDQRKTFSGNTVLRGGYKPYIEDEDDAKNDIIIE from the coding sequence ATGATGTTTATCGACCCCCACATTCACATGATCTCCAGAACAACCGACGATTACAAAGCGATGTATGAAGCGGGTGTTGTGGCCGTCATTGAACCCGCTTTCTGGCTTGGCCAGCCCAGAACAAATCCCGGTTCCATGCTTGATTATTTTAGTATGATCGTTGGCTGGGAGCGTTTCAGGGCCAGTCAGTTTGGCATTCAGCATTACTGCACAATTGGGTTAAACTCTAAAGAGGCCAACAACGAAAAACTTGCCGAAGAGACCATGGAGCTGCTCCCCCGGTATGCGAGTAAGGAAGGCGTGGTGGCGATTGGAGAAATCGGGTATGATGACATGACCGACCTGGAAGATCGATATTTCCGAAAACAGGTAGAACTCGCCAAAAAGATGGATATGCTGGTTTTGATACATACTCCCCATCGAAATAAGAAACAAGGGACACTTAAAAGCATGGATGTTTGTGAAGAGCACGGACTGGATCCCTCAAAAGTGATTATTGATCACAATAACGAGGAGACCATAAAAGATGTGCTGGAACGCGGATACTGGACGGCATTCACCATTTATCCCGGCACAAAAATGGGTAACGAACGTATGGTGGAAATTGTGAAGGAGTACGGCACAGAGCGTATTTTTATCGATAGTGCGGCGGACTGGGGCCACAGCGATCCGCTTGGAGTTCCTAAAACTGCAAAATTAATGCTGCAGCGAGGAATTTCAGAGGATGACGTGAAAAAAGTATGCTATCAAAATGCACTTGATGCCTATAGCCAGAGCGGACAAATGAATGAGAACGACTGGCTGAACCGTTCAAAAATTGATCAGCGGAAAACGTTTAGCGGCAATACGGTTCTTCGCGGCGGTTATAAGCCATATATTGAAGATGAAGATGACGCTAAAAATGATATTATCATTGAATAA
- the eboC gene encoding UbiA-like protein EboC (EboC, a homolog the polyprenyltransferase UbiA, belongs to system of proteins involved in the trafficking of precursor metabolites to an extracytoplasmic compartment so that the biosynthesis of certain natural products, such as scytonemin, can be completed.), with product MNRSNKTAQSPFSVKLRASLELMRPPNIVTAFADILAGAAAAAGVSMVFTGGELFQQSELLWLLLSTFGLYGGGVVFNDVFDARLDADERPERPIPSGRVSKSIASILGASLIILGILSAFMVNQPAGMLALLIAACALYYDARAKHSVLFGPLYMGLCRGGNLMLGAAILPGTLTILWPLIFIPVAYIGAITLISQGEVKGGSKTAGYLAAIVVTLIFSTLLLLAIYFPYNWLTALPFAVLFAGVVIPPFFLAAKNPKPGTIKKAVKRGVLSLIILNSALAAGFSGIWFGLGILLLLPISIACAKLFAVT from the coding sequence TTGAACCGATCAAATAAAACGGCTCAGAGCCCATTTTCAGTTAAACTACGTGCATCGCTTGAGCTGATGCGTCCGCCCAACATCGTCACAGCTTTTGCGGATATCCTCGCCGGGGCAGCGGCGGCGGCGGGTGTTTCGATGGTTTTCACCGGAGGAGAACTATTTCAGCAGAGTGAACTGCTCTGGCTGCTGCTTTCAACATTTGGTCTTTATGGTGGCGGGGTTGTATTTAATGATGTTTTTGATGCCCGCCTGGATGCAGATGAACGACCCGAGCGGCCCATCCCAAGTGGAAGAGTATCCAAATCAATTGCTTCCATACTTGGCGCATCACTAATTATACTTGGAATTCTTTCCGCATTTATGGTCAACCAACCGGCCGGAATGCTTGCACTTCTGATCGCCGCCTGCGCACTCTATTACGATGCCCGGGCAAAACATTCTGTACTTTTCGGCCCTCTTTACATGGGACTGTGCCGGGGAGGAAATTTGATGCTTGGAGCCGCCATTTTACCGGGTACACTCACGATTTTGTGGCCGCTTATATTCATTCCTGTTGCATACATTGGAGCGATCACTCTGATTAGTCAGGGCGAAGTGAAGGGTGGCAGTAAAACTGCAGGATATCTTGCTGCAATAGTGGTGACGCTTATTTTTAGCACTCTGCTTCTGCTCGCAATCTATTTTCCATATAACTGGCTTACCGCCCTCCCCTTTGCAGTTCTTTTTGCCGGTGTGGTGATTCCGCCATTCTTTCTGGCGGCAAAGAATCCGAAGCCCGGAACCATCAAAAAAGCGGTTAAACGGGGTGTTTTATCGCTGATCATTTTAAACAGTGCCCTTGCAGCGGGATTTTCAGGTATATGGTTTGGATTGGGGATTCTGTTGCTGCTGCCAATTTCAATTGCATGTGCAAAGCTATTCGCAGTAACCTGA
- the mltG gene encoding endolytic transglycosylase MltG, whose amino-acid sequence MSYPSLREFLFALLLFITVLALVFASRYNRLYSPQTLDTEQSVVLHIHERIGLDQLHAKFDSLGVEIDREELLWAGSILGWRNFRPGRYEIGYELSYDTFLSNLARGIQDPGNVIVHSGIDIPIFSQRLSRQLFADSASIAAQFADTSDIALELGLTGEELFARMLPNTYQMYWTSNPENVVRRIYREFSQRIENQLDQQIAESDFDLNEIVIMASIVEWEARHSDEKPKISGLYINRLNRNMLLQADPTVLYALGERRRILFEDYRFDHPYNTYIHAGLPPGPITNPDEASIRAVLNPEEHDYLFMVATPEGTHEFNRTFEEHRTSSERWRRWIREQYRIAREREEAENAGQ is encoded by the coding sequence ATGAGTTATCCATCACTGCGCGAATTTTTGTTCGCGCTGTTGCTTTTTATTACCGTTCTTGCACTTGTTTTCGCATCCCGCTACAACCGGCTCTACTCACCTCAAACACTTGATACCGAGCAATCCGTTGTGCTGCATATCCACGAACGAATTGGCCTTGATCAACTCCACGCGAAATTTGATTCCCTCGGTGTTGAAATCGATCGTGAAGAGCTTCTTTGGGCGGGATCAATTCTTGGATGGAGAAATTTCAGGCCGGGGCGATACGAAATTGGCTATGAACTTTCATATGACACATTTTTGTCCAATCTCGCAAGAGGAATTCAGGATCCGGGCAATGTAATTGTGCACAGCGGGATCGATATCCCCATCTTTTCACAGAGATTATCACGACAGCTGTTTGCAGATTCTGCTTCCATTGCAGCTCAGTTTGCTGATACCTCCGATATTGCCCTTGAACTGGGCCTTACCGGGGAAGAACTTTTCGCAAGGATGCTGCCAAATACGTATCAAATGTACTGGACCAGTAACCCCGAGAATGTAGTCAGGAGAATATACAGGGAGTTCAGTCAGCGAATTGAAAACCAGCTGGATCAACAGATTGCCGAGAGTGATTTTGATCTGAATGAAATCGTGATTATGGCTTCAATTGTGGAGTGGGAAGCGAGACACAGCGATGAAAAACCAAAAATCAGCGGGTTATATATAAATCGACTGAACCGGAATATGCTGCTTCAGGCAGATCCAACTGTATTGTATGCGTTGGGTGAGAGAAGACGAATCTTGTTTGAAGATTACCGTTTTGATCACCCCTACAACACCTACATTCACGCGGGACTGCCGCCGGGACCAATTACCAACCCGGATGAAGCTTCTATCCGCGCAGTGCTCAACCCTGAAGAGCATGATTACCTGTTTATGGTGGCGACGCCGGAGGGAACACACGAGTTTAACCGAACTTTTGAAGAGCACCGAACCTCAAGTGAGCGGTGGAGGCGATGGATACGCGAACAGTACCGGATAGCAAGGGAACGGGAAGAAGCGGAAAACGCCGGTCAATAA
- a CDS encoding HD domain-containing protein, with product MVADAMEGYAQKLEKPANVRDIWWTAGLLHDLDWEKFPNEHPKKATENILPENGYSTEIIEAIESHAPERTGREPETEMERYLFACDELSGFMHAVSLMRPNKFSDMKVRSVTKKLKDRRFAENVPRKDIEKGANLIGVSLHDHIQNLIEIFKTKY from the coding sequence ATGGTTGCTGATGCCATGGAGGGGTATGCTCAAAAACTTGAAAAGCCAGCTAATGTTAGAGACATCTGGTGGACGGCAGGGCTTTTGCATGATCTTGACTGGGAAAAATTTCCAAATGAGCACCCGAAGAAAGCCACTGAAAATATCCTTCCAGAAAATGGATATTCCACCGAAATTATTGAAGCTATTGAATCACATGCGCCGGAACGAACAGGCCGGGAACCAGAAACAGAAATGGAACGGTATCTGTTTGCTTGTGATGAACTCAGTGGCTTTATGCATGCCGTTTCCCTGATGCGGCCCAATAAATTTTCGGATATGAAAGTTCGTTCTGTAACTAAAAAACTTAAAGACAGGCGGTTTGCCGAGAATGTTCCAAGAAAGGACATTGAAAAAGGCGCGAATCTGATTGGAGTATCGTTACATGATCACATCCAAAATTTGATCGAAATTTTTAAGACAAAATACTGA
- a CDS encoding TM2 domain-containing protein codes for MKNALKHFPELEGEELQYVYNSVKDLDEEQFEVFKASYRARRKDPLLFLILAMLGFFGIAGIHRFFVGHIGIGLLYIVTIGFCGVGTIVDMINYKTFSFEYNRKQALQILQDIE; via the coding sequence ATGAAAAACGCATTGAAACACTTTCCCGAACTGGAAGGAGAAGAATTACAGTATGTGTATAACTCTGTTAAAGATTTAGACGAAGAGCAGTTTGAGGTGTTTAAGGCGAGTTATCGTGCCAGGAGAAAAGACCCGCTGTTGTTTTTGATCCTTGCTATGCTAGGGTTTTTCGGTATTGCCGGCATACACAGGTTTTTTGTTGGTCATATCGGTATTGGACTGCTTTATATAGTTACAATTGGCTTTTGCGGGGTTGGAACAATCGTGGACATGATCAATTATAAAACGTTTAGTTTTGAATACAATCGAAAACAGGCATTGCAAATTTTGCAGGATATAGAATAG
- a CDS encoding DUF2752 domain-containing protein, translating into MSFTISFQRIFFLHFEWVALLTGLILMAAINPAADGTSLCVYNYLGISFCPGEGFGRSVSLFFRGEIISSFKMHPAGIPAVAIILYRIISIHNRNRTLFNC; encoded by the coding sequence ATGAGTTTCACCATATCATTCCAACGAATCTTTTTTTTACATTTTGAATGGGTTGCACTGCTGACCGGCTTGATACTAATGGCGGCTATCAATCCTGCAGCAGACGGCACGTCTCTATGTGTATACAATTACCTGGGAATTTCGTTCTGTCCCGGGGAAGGATTTGGCCGGTCCGTTTCACTGTTCTTTCGGGGTGAAATCATATCATCATTCAAAATGCACCCGGCCGGAATTCCCGCAGTGGCGATTATACTATATCGAATCATATCAATCCATAACAGAAACCGCACTTTATTTAACTGCTGA
- a CDS encoding TonB-dependent receptor domain-containing protein, translated as MQKIKVLFLLLPLFLFISAGEAFTQVVSDTLRADLEEIKIEATYSPISIGSAPMALSYRLRNLDDITARPGATMDELTFSMPGIVIQNRENYALGERMTIRGLGWRSPFGVRGVQVLMDDLPLTVADGQTIMNMIDPAMVQRVELLRGPSATFWGNSSGGVLYLSTVPPTDAPMLQYRGYAGSHETVKQELRFNYSENGTQLYGYATYFDTDGYRDHSAARLFRGSIGAQHQISNSGRLSFSANYTSMPKAQHPGALTDEMLEESPQAARENFVNSSAGKQFDQAMAGTSYLHDFNTGVMELSVHGTYRDLQNPLPFGYIGLERYAGGARGTYSFNNLPFELDSGFEWKIQQDDRFETDNINGERGDEISVEQTETVSNQALFLRSSVPLTSSLTFSAGIRADWIRFEGEDGLGDDLEGERDFFALNPSAGLIYRFGNSQLFANFSTSFESPTTTELVNRPEGGNGFNQNVDPERAISLETGFRGSIPAINADYDVTAYRMQVRDLLLGFQTETDGPVFFRNEGKTDHYGIETSIRFSTHPIYSLELMANVLRAVFNGGEYDGNDLPGVPTFRSGAILTLRPGSQIFTIDSRYTDRYAANSVNSSLTDSYLVTDLRWTITPISLGSNASVKPFLNVMNITNSRYASSVNIDAFGGFFFEPGIARSFNAGIQINFM; from the coding sequence ATGCAGAAGATAAAAGTTCTATTTCTACTCCTACCTCTTTTTCTATTCATAAGCGCAGGAGAAGCTTTCACACAAGTCGTTTCTGATACACTCCGGGCTGACCTGGAAGAAATCAAAATTGAAGCAACGTACTCCCCTATTTCTATCGGCAGTGCGCCAATGGCATTGAGCTACCGGCTGCGTAACCTTGATGATATCACAGCCAGGCCCGGTGCCACTATGGACGAGCTTACGTTCAGTATGCCCGGGATCGTGATCCAGAATCGCGAAAATTACGCTCTGGGTGAACGGATGACAATACGCGGACTCGGTTGGCGATCGCCCTTCGGTGTGCGTGGAGTGCAGGTTTTGATGGATGATCTTCCGCTTACGGTCGCTGACGGGCAAACCATTATGAACATGATCGACCCGGCCATGGTGCAGCGGGTTGAACTTCTGCGCGGCCCATCAGCTACATTCTGGGGAAATTCAAGCGGCGGAGTGCTCTACCTTTCTACAGTTCCGCCAACAGATGCCCCCATGCTTCAGTACCGGGGATATGCAGGCAGCCACGAAACAGTGAAGCAGGAGTTAAGATTCAATTACAGTGAGAACGGCACGCAGCTGTACGGATATGCAACTTACTTCGACACAGATGGATACCGGGATCACAGTGCAGCCCGCTTATTCCGGGGAAGTATTGGAGCTCAACATCAAATCAGCAACAGCGGGCGATTATCATTTAGCGCCAATTACACCTCCATGCCGAAAGCGCAGCATCCCGGGGCACTAACGGATGAAATGCTTGAAGAGAGTCCGCAGGCAGCGCGCGAAAATTTTGTAAACAGCAGTGCGGGTAAGCAATTTGACCAAGCCATGGCCGGAACATCTTATCTGCATGATTTCAATACGGGCGTGATGGAATTATCGGTTCATGGCACCTACAGAGATCTGCAAAATCCGCTCCCCTTTGGATATATCGGCCTTGAACGCTACGCTGGTGGTGCAAGGGGAACCTATTCGTTCAATAATCTTCCCTTTGAACTCGACAGTGGTTTTGAATGGAAGATACAGCAAGATGACAGGTTCGAAACAGATAACATCAATGGAGAACGCGGTGATGAAATCAGCGTTGAACAGACTGAAACTGTATCAAACCAGGCGCTGTTTCTTCGTTCCTCTGTGCCCCTTACTTCATCATTAACATTCAGTGCTGGAATTCGTGCAGACTGGATCCGGTTTGAAGGGGAAGACGGTCTTGGCGATGATCTTGAAGGCGAACGGGATTTCTTTGCGCTGAATCCCAGCGCCGGGCTGATCTACCGTTTTGGAAATTCCCAGCTTTTTGCAAATTTCAGCACCTCATTTGAGTCCCCTACCACAACTGAACTGGTCAACCGACCCGAAGGCGGCAACGGATTTAATCAAAACGTCGATCCCGAACGCGCAATCAGCCTCGAAACCGGGTTTAGAGGCTCCATTCCGGCAATCAACGCCGATTATGATGTAACGGCTTACCGCATGCAGGTCAGAGATCTGCTGCTTGGATTTCAGACAGAAACGGATGGTCCCGTATTTTTCAGAAATGAAGGTAAAACCGATCACTACGGCATTGAAACATCTATCCGTTTTTCAACACATCCGATCTATTCTCTGGAATTGATGGCGAATGTTCTTCGTGCCGTTTTTAATGGCGGAGAGTACGACGGCAATGATCTTCCCGGTGTTCCCACATTCCGAAGCGGTGCAATTCTTACCCTTCGACCCGGATCGCAAATTTTCACTATCGATTCGCGCTATACCGACCGCTATGCGGCTAACAGCGTGAACAGCAGCCTGACCGACAGCTACCTGGTCACGGATCTTAGATGGACTATAACTCCGATATCGCTCGGATCAAATGCATCTGTCAAACCATTTCTGAATGTGATGAATATCACCAACTCACGGTATGCTTCTTCCGTGAACATTGATGCATTCGGCGGCTTCTTTTTCGAACCGGGCATTGCACGCTCTTTTAATGCCGGAATTCAGATCAACTTTATGTAA
- a CDS encoding cold-shock protein has translation MEEVREIGTVKWFHNGKGYGFITREDGEDVFVHYSEIQSDGFRKLAEGQKVEFTIAEGDKGLQAREVIELQ, from the coding sequence ATGGAAGAAGTTAGAGAAATAGGAACAGTCAAATGGTTTCATAATGGGAAAGGATACGGCTTTATCACTCGGGAAGATGGTGAAGATGTATTTGTACACTATTCAGAAATTCAATCCGACGGTTTTAGAAAACTGGCAGAAGGTCAAAAAGTTGAGTTCACAATTGCAGAGGGTGATAAAGGCCTACAGGCCAGAGAAGTCATTGAACTGCAGTAA